CTCGACGCGTTCCCTGCCGTAGCTCTCCAGGAGCGTGGCGGGGGCCTCGCCGGCGAGGACGGCGGCGAGTTTCCAGGCGAGGTTGTGGGCGTCCTGGAGGCCGTTGTTCATGCCCTGGCCGCCCGCTGGGCTGTGCACGTGCGCCGAGTCCCCGGCCAGGAAGACCCGGCCGCGCTGGAAGTCGGTGGCCCGCCGGGCGTGGACCCGGAAGACGGTCTCCCAGACCGGTTCGGTGATCCGTACGCCGTGGGGGCCGCGGGTGTCGATGAGTCGCTGCATGTCGTCGCGGGTCAGGGTGGTGCCCTCGGGCATCACCGACAGGAAGCGGAAGACCCCGTCGGGCTGCGGGACGACGCACAGGGTGCCCGAGATGCTCTGGTAGTACGAGATCTCGTCGGGCGGCAGGTTCCCCTCGATGCGGGTGTCGAGGAGGGCGAAGGCCATCTCGTAGGTGGATCCCTCGAAGCCGATGCCGAGTTGCCGGCGGACGTCGCTGCCCGCCCCGTCGGCGCCGATGACGAAGGCCGCGGTGAACCGCTCGACGAGGCCGTCGCCGTGCTCCAGTACGGCGGTGACCGAGCCGCCCGGCTCGATCCGGCCGGAGTAGTCGACGTCGTCGAGGCACAGCAGCCGGACGCCGCGCTCGATCTTCCCGCCGAGGGCGTGCAGCCGTTCGGTGAGGATGCGTTCCGTCTCGGGTTGGGGAAGCTGGCGGGCGGCCAGCTCCTCGGTGAAGGTGAGCGAGGCGACCGGCTTGCGGTCGGAGAAGTAGCGGAAGGCCCGTACGGGTACGGAGGCCTCCTGTACGGCCTCACCGACGCCGAGGTCGGTGAGGATGTCGCGGACCCGGGGCCACAGCGACAGCGCCTTGGGTACCCGGGCGGCTTCGTGGGCCCGGTCGACGATCCGTACGCCCACGCCGCGCCGCAGTAGTTCGCAGGCGGCGAGCAGGCCGGTGGGACCGGCTCCGACGATCAGCACGTCGGCATCGCTGGTGGCGTTCACGGGTGTTCTCCTGCCTGTCGCCGGACGGTGGTCAGGACGACTGCGGGGCGGACAACCGCCGCAGTCGTGCGGTGAGTTCGAGGCGCTGGACCTTCATCGTGGCCGTGCGCGGCAGTTCGGAGAGCTTCATCTGCACGGGCTCAGCGAGCTGTGGCCACGCGGCGGCGGCGGAGCGCCAGCGGGCCGTGTCCAGCGGCAGGTCGTCGCGGGTGCAGAGCACGGGGACGCCCGCGCCGTCGGGTCCGGGGACGACGACGAGTTCGGTCAGTTCGTCGAGCCGGCCGAGGACGGTGTCCTCGATCTCCAGGGTGGAGTGGATGCCGGGGATGGCGTCGACCTCGCGGTCCAGGAGGTGGAGGCAGCCCTCGTCGGTGCGGTACCCGAGGTCCATGCCGCGCCACCAGCCGCCGTGCACCTGGGTGTCGTAGCGCTCGCGTTCGCCGAAGTAGCCCAGCGCCCGGCCGGCGGCCTGTACGTCGATGTAGCCGGGGTTGTCGCGGGTGACCTCCTTGCCGTTGCGGCTGACGAGCCGGAACTTGGTGTCGGAGGGGAAGGCGTGGCCCTGGCAGCGGCCGTCCGCGCCGAGGGCGGTGGCGCGGGTGAAGCCGCGGCCGACGAGCGGGCCCGTCTCGCTCTGGCCGTAGATCTGGTAGAAGAGCGGCGAGCTGCGGTCGGTGGCGTGCAGCAGCTTGTGCATGGTGCTGGGGTGGATGGCGTCGAAGGTGGTGCTGAAGTACTTCACGTTCGACAGCGGGCGCAGCGGGTGGTCGGCCAACACCTCCCATTCCATGAAGGAGTTGGGGTGCGATTCGATGAATCCGGGGCGGGTCTCGGCCCACAGTCGTGCCGCGTGCTCGGGCTCGGCGTCGTTCATGATGACCATCGGGTTGCCGCGGGGCAGCAGGACGGCCAGGGCCAGGGGCATCCGCGAGTGGACGTAGCTGACGTGCAGGGCGACCGTCTCGTGCTCGCGGATCATGTCGAAGAGCTTGGCCTGCGGGCGGTAGCGGCCGTGCAGGGTGCGGGCCGAGTGCACGACCAGCTTGGGCAGGCCGGTGGTGCCGGAGGTGTGCGTCATGAGCGCGGGCAGGTCGAGGTGGGGGACGACGGGGGCCTGCCGCGGGGAGCCGGCCAGGTCCGCGAGGGAGACCGTGCCCGGGCGGGACCCGGCCACGATGATCACCTGGCCGGCGATCTCCGCGAGGGGGGTGCCGGCGAACGGTCCGTCGAGCTTGTCGGTGTCGGTGACCAGGTGGGGGGAGCCGAGCCGGCGCAGCAGCGCGAGGACGCTGTCGGCGTCGAGGTACGGGGAGAGCTGGACGGGGACGGCTCCGAGGCGGGCGACGGCGCTGGACAGGATGTTGATGTCGAAGCCGTTGGACTTGTGGAGGGCGACGTGGTCGCTGCGGCGCACTCCGGCGGCGTACAGGCGGGCCGCGGTGTCGTCGATGTACTCGGCCAGTTCGGCGAACGTCAGGCGTCGCCCGGCCTCGGGAATGAGGTCCAGGTCGTGGTCGAGGATGATCAGCTGGTCGCCGTGGGCCTGGGCGGCCCGCTCGGCCACGAGACCCATGTACAGGCCCTTGTCACTGCCGTTGACGGGAAGCATCGCGGAACTCCTTCGCGGGAGGGGTGTGGGTGGGTGGTGGGCCGGTCAGATCAGGCCGGTGAGCAGGGACTCGACGATGCGGACGCCGTCCCGGGTGAGCACGGATTCGGGGTGGAACTGCATGGAGGCGAAGTGCGGTCCGCGCAGGGCGTGCACCTCGTCGGTCTCCGGGTCGCGACTGACCTCGAACACGCCGACGCCCTCGGCCTCGGCCTTGTCCTCGGCGCCGCGGGCGGCGAACGTGTTGTAGAAGCCGACCCGTTCGGCCGCGCCGAACAGTTGGATCTGTCGCTGTACGCCCTGGTTGGGGTGGTCGCGGCGGACCAGGTCGAGCCCCAGTTCCCGGGAGAGGACCTGGTGGCTGAGGCACACGGCGAGGAAGGGTCTGCGCTTGGCGAGCAGCGCGCGGACGTCGGCCGACAGCCTGGCGATCTTCGGGTGGCCGGCGTCGCGCGGGTCGCCGGGTCCCGGGCCCATGACGACCAGGTCGTGGGCGTCGAGGGAGTACGGCTCGTCGAAGCGGCTCACGGTCACCCGCAGGCCCATCGAGCGGAGCTGGTGGGCGATCATCGAGGTGAAGGTGTCCTCCGCGTCCACGACGAGGACCGAGCGTCCGACCAACGAGGCTTGCGGCAGGGCGCGTTCGCCCTCCTCGGCCAGCCAGTACCCGGCGATGGAGTCGTTGCGCCGGGCCAGGGCGGCCCGGACGTCGGGGTGGGCGGAGAACCGGGTGGCGCCGTCCGATTCCAGTGCGGCGAGCAGGCCGGCGGCCTTCGCCTTGGTCTCCGCGACCTCGGACTCGGGATCGGAGTGGCGCACCAGGGTGGCTCCCACGCCGATGGAGACCCGGCCGGCGGCGTCGATGTCGGCGGTGCGGATGAGGATCGACGAGTCGAGTTCCCGTTCGCCCGTCCCGTCCGTGCCGATGAGGGCGACGATGCCGCTGTAGTAGCCGCGGCCGCGCGGTTCGTACCTGCTGATGACGCGGCAGGCGCTCTCCAGCGGGCTGCCCGTGACGGTGGGGGCGAACATCGTCTCGCGCAGGATCTCGCGCGGGTCGCGGGTGGTGCGCCCCTCGATGAGGTACTCGGTGTGCGCGAGGCGCGCCATCTCCTTGAGGTAGGGGCCGACGACCCGGCCGCCTCCCTCGCAGACCCGCGCCATCATCTTGAGTTCCTCGTCGACGACCATGTACAGCTCGTCGGTCTCCTTGCGGTCCGCGAGGAAGTCCATGACCTGGGGCAGGGTGGGTCCGCCGGCGGGGTAGCGGTAGGTGCCGCTGATGGGGTTCATCACGGCGGTGCCGCGGTGCACGCTGATGTGGCGTTCGGGGGTGGCGCCGACGAAGGTGCGCTCGCCGGTGTGGACGACGAACGTCCAGTAGCCGCCCGATTCCTGCTCCAGGAGCCGGCGGAAGAGGGTCAGGGCGCTGCGCGGGGTGTAGTCGGTGATCTCCGCGGTGAAGGAGCGTTTGATGACGAAGTTCGCTCCCTCGCCGGTGCCGATCTCGTCGGCGATGACGCGACGGACGATGTCCGCGTAGCCGGCGTCGTCGATGTCGAAGTCGCCGCCGGTGAGCCGGATGGGCCGGTCGCCGATGCGTGCGACGGCCTCCGCGAGGGGGACCTTCTCCTGACCGGTGACGGCGAGGGTAATGAGCGGGGAGCCGTCGTCGGCGGCCTCGAAGCCGCGTTCGCGGATCTGCCGGAAGGGTACGAGGACCAGCGCCTCGTGCCGGCCGGGCTCGGCGGCGCCCCGCTCGGGCAGGGGTACGGACGCCAGGGTCTCGGGGTGGGACACGTCGCCGACGAGGACCTCCACCAGGCCGGGCCCGGTGGCTCCGGGCCGGTGCAGCAGGGCGAACGGTGGTGGCGAGGGGGCGAGGATCCGGGCGAGCAGGTCACGCTCCGCCGGTTCCCGGGCGGCGGTCATGCCAGGGTCTCCTTCACGGTGGTGACCACGGCGCAGCGCCGGGCCGCGTAGTCGAGGGTGCGGTGGTGGTCCTCCTCGGTGAAGTCGGCCAGGGCGTCCGCGACGAGGAAGGTCTCCATGTCGTGGCTGAACGAGTCGACCGCGGTGGCCAGTACGCCGACGTGGGCGTACACCCCGCCGACGACGAGTTGGTCGCGTCCCGCCTCCCGCATCCGGGCCAGCAGGTCGGTGTGGTGGAACGCGCTGTAGCGCCACTTGGTGAACACCCAGTCCTCGGGACGGGGCCCCAGCTCGTCGGCGATCTCCCGGTCGGCGCGCGAGGGCTTCATCCCGGGCCCCCAGAAGTCCCGCAGCAGTCCGCGCTGGCGCTCGGTCATGCCGCCCGGCTGGGCCGTGTAGGCGACGGGGACGCCGAGTTCGACACACCGGTCGCGCAACTGGGCGCAATTGCGGACGAGTTCGGTGCGCAGGGTGTCCGGCAGGGGTTTCAGGAAGTAGTGCTGCATGTCGTGCAACAACAGGACGGCGCGGGCCGGGTCGACGGACCAGGCGGCGGTGTTGAGGGGCAGGTCCCCCGATGTCGGCATCGGGTAGGCCTCGATGGTCGGGATGCCGGCCATGGCTTCCTCTCGTGGCTCTGACGTGGTGGAAGGGTGCGGGTGAGGGTGGTGCGGGACGGCGGCGGGTCGCGGGCGCGGAGGTCAGACGCCGAGGGTGGCGCCGCCGTCGACCGTGAGCGTGTGCAGGGTGATGTGCGCGGCCTCGTCGGAGAGCAGGAAGGCCACGGCGTCGGCGATGTGTCGGGGCTGTGCGAGTCGGCCGAGCGGGATGCCGACGCGGTACGAGTCCCCGTGTCCCTCGATGGAGCCGCGCGGACCCGACTCGTCCTGCCACATGGACCGCAGCATCGGTGTGTCGGTGGAGCCGGGGGCGACGACGTTGCAGCGGATGCCGTGGCGGGCGACTTCCAGGCCGAGGGACTTGGTGAACATGGTGGCCGCGGCCTTGGAGGCGGCGTAGGCGGCCATGTCCGTGCGGGGGGTGCCGGCGGCGTTGGAGGCGACGGTGACGAGGGAGCCCCCGGCGCGCTCGACCATCCGGTTGACCACGGCCCGGGAGACGTGGAAGACGCCGGTGGTGTTGACGGCGAAGGTGGCGTTCCAGTCCTCGTCGGTGAACGCGCGGGCCTGGCCCAGGCGCAGGATGCCGGCGGCGTTGACGAGGTGCTCGATCGGGCCGAGTTCGCTCTCCGCGGCCTCGACGGTCCGCTCGACGTCGGCGCTGCTGGTGACGTCGGTGGGGAAGGCGACGGCCTTGACGCCCTGGTCGGCCCACTCCTCGACCGCCCGCCGCAGGGCAACCGGATCGCGGTCCACGGCGGCGATGCGGACGCCGCGCGCCCCGAGGGTGAGGGCGACCGCGCGGCCTATCCCGCCGGCGGCTCCCGTGACGAGTGCTGTGGTGCCGTCCATCAGAAACTCCAGCTGGATACGACGGATATGGCCTGTCCGGGGTTGAGCCGCGGGTCGCAGTGACTGGTGTAGAACTCGCCGACCCGATCGATCGCGGACGGGTCGGAGACGCATTCGGTGACGGCGTCCGGGGTGGTCTCCAGGTGGAAGCCGCCCGCGACACCCCCGGCCTCGGTGACGGCGAAGTGGAAGGCCACGGCCTCGCGTTCGACGGTCTCGACGTAGCGGGTCTTGTACCCGTCGGGGGTGCTGACGGTGTTGCCGTGCATGGGGTCGGTCAGCCAGATCACCGGGTGTCCCGCCTCCCGGACGGCGGTCACGAGCGGGGGCAGGGCGTCGGGGGCGGCGTCGGCGCCCATCCGGGCGATCAGGGTGAGGCGGCCGGGCTCGCGGTCCGGGTCGAGCCGTTCGCACAAGGCGAGCAGCTCCGCCGGGCTCATGTTCGGGCCGACCTTGCAGGCGACCGGGTTGCTCACCCGGGACAGCAGCTCGACGTGGGCGCCGTCGACCTGCCGGGTGCGCTCGCCGATCCAGGGCCAGTGGGTGGAGGCCAGCATCAGCCCGCCCGCCTCGTCGCCGCGGAGCATCGACACCTCGTAGTCGAGGAGCAGGGCCTCGTGGCTGGTCCACACCATGGGGTCGATGCCGGCGCCGGGGCTGCCGGGGCGCCAGCCGAGGCCCCGCATCACGTCGTCGGCGGCCATGTAGCCGGTGAGCAGCCGCAGCGGGTCGGGGCGGCGGGCGTCGACGTCGGGTTCGGGTCCGTTGACCATGTGGCCCCGGAAGACGGGCATGTCGACCCCGTCGACGACCTCGGTGGGGCGCGAGCGGGGCTTGGCGTACTGGCCGGCGATCCTGCCGACGCGCAGCACCGGCTTGCCGGTGATCAGTCGCAGCGACCCGGCGAGCAGGTCCAGGACGGCGGCCTTGCGGGCGACGTGGTCGGGCGTGCATTCGGCCGGGTCCTCGGCGCAGTCGCCGACCTGGACCACATGGGCCTGGCCGGCCGCCACCCGGGCCAACAGCCCGCGCAGGGTCCGTACGTCGTCCGCGGCGACCAGCGAGGGGCGGGCCAGGAGTTCCTCCCTGACCCGACGCAACTGCGCGGGGTCGTCCCAGTCCGGCTGTTGGAGCGCGGGTTTCAGCCGGATGCCGATGTCGGCGTTTTCCACGGGGTGCCTCCGAGTAGACGAGCGAGGGCGCGGTGCCCGCTCTGCCGCGCGGTGTGGGGTCGCGGGAGCGGGGCGCGCGGGCGAAATGCGGGGGTGGGTGGTGCGGGGGTGCGGGGTGCCCGAAGGAGCGGGCGGGACGCGCGGGACCGCGCCGGGGGCGGGGGCCGCGGGTGTGGGGTGTACGGGGCCGGACGCGCGAGGGCCGATCGCCCCCGGGATCGCCGCGCGGCCGGGCCGGACGCTCGGGACCGGGCGGACGGGCCCGGCCCCGACCGCGCCCGGCGGGACACGGCGCGGCCCGGGGCGGCATGGGCCCCGATCGTGCGGGCGGCGGGCACGCGGCGGCCGGGCGCCCGTGTACGCGACGTACTCGGGTGCCCCGGCAACGCGGCGGGGCGCGCGACCGGGCGCCGCGGCCGGGGCGGGCCCCGACGGCAGGACCTAGGCGAGGCCCTTGCGGAGCGCGGCGGTGATCTCGACGGTGCGGCGGGCCTGGTACTCGATGGCGGCGAGGTTGTCCTCGGTGACGTTGCCCGCCTCGTTGCGCGAGACGCTGCTGACGCCGTACGGGTTGCCGTTGGTCGGGGCCAGCTGGATCGGGTCGGCCACACCGGGCGGCACGATGATCGCGCCCCAGTGGTAGAAGGCGTTGTTGAGGGCCAGGAGGGTGCTCTCCTGACCGCCGTGCAGGGTCGCGGTGGAGGTGAACGAGGACATCACCTTGTTCAGCAGTCCGCGCTTGGAGTGCAGGGGAAGGGTCTGGTCGATGAACTGCTTGAGCGAGGCGGCGGGCAGGCCGTAACGGCCCGGGGTCCCCCACAGCACCGCGTCGGCCCATTCGAGGTCGTCGAGCGTGGCCGTGGGGATGTCCGCCACGGCGGCGAGGTGCTCCTCCCATGCCGCGTTCCAGGTGTCGTTGCCGGGTACGACCGTCTCGGTGGTGAGCTCGGCGGTCCTGCGCAACCGCACCTCCGCGCCCGCCTTCTCGGCGGCGGCCGCGGCGGCCACGGCGAGTTGGTGGACGTTTCCCTGGGAGGAGTAGTAGATGACGGCGACCTTGGTCATGTCCGGGGTCCCTCGGTTCGATCGGTTGGAATGTCCCGATCCTGTGGGACCCGGCGGCCACGGCCAATGGCCGTCCGGGCTATCCGTCAACTGCTCAGCTCGCTAGGTCAGGTCGCCCTCCCAGGTCCGTCAGGTAGCCCCGACCGTGCCGTTCGCGGCGCGCCGGATCGGTCAGGTCCGTCACCTCCGCCGTGGCCCGCCGGGTGTTCGGCCGGCCGCTGAGCAGGGCGATGGCGTGCGCGGCCGAGGCGAGCGTCGCGTGCCGGTGCCAGCCGTTGAAGGAGCGGCCGGAGAAGTCCCGGATGCCGACCTGGTCGGCCACCTCGGCGAGGTCCCGGTCCACCCTGTGGGTGAGCCGGATCAACTGGGTCAACTCGACCGGTCGCACCCCCGTCAGGTCGGTGAGCCACAGTTCGGCCGGGAGTTGCCCGCCGTCCGAGATCCCGAGGAGCAGCAGTTCCTCGGCCACGCCGGGTCGACCGCCGGGGCGCCGGGTGTCGGCGGTCAGGGTGGCGCTGACGGCCACGAGCGAACCCGGCCGCCTGATGCCGCGCAGCTGCGCCTCCGGTCCGGGTGCCCGGCGGGGTTCCAACTGACGCATGTGCCAGGCGGTGGACATGATCTGTTGGGTCGTCATGCTGGCGCCGCGGCGGGGGAAGGTCGGTTCCAACACGGTGAGGCGTACGGAGGGGTCCACCCGCAGCAGCCAGGGCGTGCCGGCGGCCCGCAGTCGGTGGACGGTGCTCAGGACGTCGGCGTTGCGCGCGTCCATCACCAGGGGTCGGACCGGGAGCCCGGAGTCCCTGATCATCGCCAGATAGGCCTCGACCGAGCACTGGGCGAGGCTTTCCTGCACGGTGGTCTCGGGGATGGCGGCCTGGCTGCGCCGGTTCTCGTCCTCCAGCCAGCGGTGGGTGAGGTGGAGCCGCCAGTGCAGGGGGGAACTCCAGTCGTGGGCGGCGGCCCAGACACCCACGGCCTGTTGGGCGTTGATGACCTGACCCAGCTCCGGCACGAAGCGCCGCTCGACCCCCACGGAGGTTTCACCGGCCTTCGGAATGATCATGGGGTGTACCACGTACGCCTGTGGTGGCGACACCCGTTCGATGTGCTGGGCCAGGGCCCGCCGGACGGGGGTCCAGTCCCAGGTCGAGCTGGAGATGAAGTGGTGGAGGCTCTGCTCGGCGGCGTCCCCTCCGAGCAGCGTCGCGATGTTGCGGATCGACTTGCGGCCCTCGGCGCCCAACAGGCCCCGCACGTAGTGGATGGCCTTCATCCGCTGGTCGCTCCGCGGCATGGACGCGAAGAGTCCCGAGCACAACTCGAAGACCACCGACTCCTCGTCACCGGGGCGTTGCGTTCCCTCGCGTGCGATGCACTCGGCGTGCTGATCGCCCGACGGCTGCTTCCGGACCGTGCTGCCGCTCCGCAGGATCGTGCTCCTCATGGAAGTCTCCCCTCCGACCGGGCGTTGCCCGGCCAGCTGCCTGCATGTGTCTGCCGAGCGGCGGCTGTGCTGAGCACATGCCGCC
This region of Streptomyces sp. NBC_00513 genomic DNA includes:
- a CDS encoding FAD-dependent monooxygenase, whose protein sequence is MNATSDADVLIVGAGPTGLLAACELLRRGVGVRIVDRAHEAARVPKALSLWPRVRDILTDLGVGEAVQEASVPVRAFRYFSDRKPVASLTFTEELAARQLPQPETERILTERLHALGGKIERGVRLLCLDDVDYSGRIEPGGSVTAVLEHGDGLVERFTAAFVIGADGAGSDVRRQLGIGFEGSTYEMAFALLDTRIEGNLPPDEISYYQSISGTLCVVPQPDGVFRFLSVMPEGTTLTRDDMQRLIDTRGPHGVRITEPVWETVFRVHARRATDFQRGRVFLAGDSAHVHSPAGGQGMNNGLQDAHNLAWKLAAVLAGEAPATLLESYGRERVEATGRIVRDTDLHTRALTARTRRRVAARDTAFRLLDRTGAAARLYAPVMAGRRLAYTPDRDTRQPSTGACRVRDRLPGGIRAGSVFPRAAAVALGLAGPGRAPAGWTLLLRPPARDTAWTARVEHTVGPWPGLRVLRATPDLPGRGGLCARPGYYLIRPDGHVAAHGHTDDLHRLEAELRHALTPTPDH
- a CDS encoding transposase, with amino-acid sequence MRSTILRSGSTVRKQPSGDQHAECIAREGTQRPGDEESVVFELCSGLFASMPRSDQRMKAIHYVRGLLGAEGRKSIRNIATLLGGDAAEQSLHHFISSSTWDWTPVRRALAQHIERVSPPQAYVVHPMIIPKAGETSVGVERRFVPELGQVINAQQAVGVWAAAHDWSSPLHWRLHLTHRWLEDENRRSQAAIPETTVQESLAQCSVEAYLAMIRDSGLPVRPLVMDARNADVLSTVHRLRAAGTPWLLRVDPSVRLTVLEPTFPRRGASMTTQQIMSTAWHMRQLEPRRAPGPEAQLRGIRRPGSLVAVSATLTADTRRPGGRPGVAEELLLLGISDGGQLPAELWLTDLTGVRPVELTQLIRLTHRVDRDLAEVADQVGIRDFSGRSFNGWHRHATLASAAHAIALLSGRPNTRRATAEVTDLTDPARRERHGRGYLTDLGGRPDLAS
- a CDS encoding NAD(P)H-dependent oxidoreductase yields the protein MTKVAVIYYSSQGNVHQLAVAAAAAAEKAGAEVRLRRTAELTTETVVPGNDTWNAAWEEHLAAVADIPTATLDDLEWADAVLWGTPGRYGLPAASLKQFIDQTLPLHSKRGLLNKVMSSFTSTATLHGGQESTLLALNNAFYHWGAIIVPPGVADPIQLAPTNGNPYGVSSVSRNEAGNVTEDNLAAIEYQARRTVEITAALRKGLA
- a CDS encoding 3-deoxy-7-phosphoheptulonate synthase yields the protein MENADIGIRLKPALQQPDWDDPAQLRRVREELLARPSLVAADDVRTLRGLLARVAAGQAHVVQVGDCAEDPAECTPDHVARKAAVLDLLAGSLRLITGKPVLRVGRIAGQYAKPRSRPTEVVDGVDMPVFRGHMVNGPEPDVDARRPDPLRLLTGYMAADDVMRGLGWRPGSPGAGIDPMVWTSHEALLLDYEVSMLRGDEAGGLMLASTHWPWIGERTRQVDGAHVELLSRVSNPVACKVGPNMSPAELLALCERLDPDREPGRLTLIARMGADAAPDALPPLVTAVREAGHPVIWLTDPMHGNTVSTPDGYKTRYVETVEREAVAFHFAVTEAGGVAGGFHLETTPDAVTECVSDPSAIDRVGEFYTSHCDPRLNPGQAISVVSSWSF
- a CDS encoding class I adenylate-forming enzyme family protein: MLPVNGSDKGLYMGLVAERAAQAHGDQLIILDHDLDLIPEAGRRLTFAELAEYIDDTAARLYAAGVRRSDHVALHKSNGFDINILSSAVARLGAVPVQLSPYLDADSVLALLRRLGSPHLVTDTDKLDGPFAGTPLAEIAGQVIIVAGSRPGTVSLADLAGSPRQAPVVPHLDLPALMTHTSGTTGLPKLVVHSARTLHGRYRPQAKLFDMIREHETVALHVSYVHSRMPLALAVLLPRGNPMVIMNDAEPEHAARLWAETRPGFIESHPNSFMEWEVLADHPLRPLSNVKYFSTTFDAIHPSTMHKLLHATDRSSPLFYQIYGQSETGPLVGRGFTRATALGADGRCQGHAFPSDTKFRLVSRNGKEVTRDNPGYIDVQAAGRALGYFGERERYDTQVHGGWWRGMDLGYRTDEGCLHLLDREVDAIPGIHSTLEIEDTVLGRLDELTELVVVPGPDGAGVPVLCTRDDLPLDTARWRSAAAAWPQLAEPVQMKLSELPRTATMKVQRLELTARLRRLSAPQSS
- a CDS encoding isochorismatase family protein, translating into MAGIPTIEAYPMPTSGDLPLNTAAWSVDPARAVLLLHDMQHYFLKPLPDTLRTELVRNCAQLRDRCVELGVPVAYTAQPGGMTERQRGLLRDFWGPGMKPSRADREIADELGPRPEDWVFTKWRYSAFHHTDLLARMREAGRDQLVVGGVYAHVGVLATAVDSFSHDMETFLVADALADFTEEDHHRTLDYAARRCAVVTTVKETLA
- a CDS encoding 2,3-dihydro-2,3-dihydroxybenzoate dehydrogenase, whose amino-acid sequence is MDGTTALVTGAAGGIGRAVALTLGARGVRIAAVDRDPVALRRAVEEWADQGVKAVAFPTDVTSSADVERTVEAAESELGPIEHLVNAAGILRLGQARAFTDEDWNATFAVNTTGVFHVSRAVVNRMVERAGGSLVTVASNAAGTPRTDMAAYAASKAAATMFTKSLGLEVARHGIRCNVVAPGSTDTPMLRSMWQDESGPRGSIEGHGDSYRVGIPLGRLAQPRHIADAVAFLLSDEAAHITLHTLTVDGGATLGV
- a CDS encoding anthranilate synthase family protein yields the protein MTAAREPAERDLLARILAPSPPPFALLHRPGATGPGLVEVLVGDVSHPETLASVPLPERGAAEPGRHEALVLVPFRQIRERGFEAADDGSPLITLAVTGQEKVPLAEAVARIGDRPIRLTGGDFDIDDAGYADIVRRVIADEIGTGEGANFVIKRSFTAEITDYTPRSALTLFRRLLEQESGGYWTFVVHTGERTFVGATPERHISVHRGTAVMNPISGTYRYPAGGPTLPQVMDFLADRKETDELYMVVDEELKMMARVCEGGGRVVGPYLKEMARLAHTEYLIEGRTTRDPREILRETMFAPTVTGSPLESACRVISRYEPRGRGYYSGIVALIGTDGTGERELDSSILIRTADIDAAGRVSIGVGATLVRHSDPESEVAETKAKAAGLLAALESDGATRFSAHPDVRAALARRNDSIAGYWLAEEGERALPQASLVGRSVLVVDAEDTFTSMIAHQLRSMGLRVTVSRFDEPYSLDAHDLVVMGPGPGDPRDAGHPKIARLSADVRALLAKRRPFLAVCLSHQVLSRELGLDLVRRDHPNQGVQRQIQLFGAAERVGFYNTFAARGAEDKAEAEGVGVFEVSRDPETDEVHALRGPHFASMQFHPESVLTRDGVRIVESLLTGLI